GTTGATGCGGCCGCCGCGCTGCGCGAACTCGATCCGGCCGAACTGCGTGCAGCCGAGGTTGCCGCCTTCGCCGACCACCTTGCAGCGCAGGTCCGTGCCGTTCACGCGCACCGCGTCGTTCGCGCGGTCGCCGACCTGAAGATGGGTTTCGCGCGCGGCCTTCACGTAGGTGCCGATGCCGCCGTTGTACAGCAGGTCGACCGGTGCCTGCAGGATCGCGCGGATCAACTCGGCCGGCGGCAGCGCGTGCGCGTCGATGCCGAGCGCGGCCTGCACGGCCGGCGACAGCGGGATCGTCTTCGCGGTGCGCGGGTAGACGCCGCCGCCCGACGAGATCGATGCCGGATCGTAGTCGGCCCAGCTCGAGCGTTCGAGCGCGAACATGCGCGCACGCTCGGCGAAGCTCGTCGCGGGATCGGGATTCGGGTCGAGAAACACGTGCCGATGATCGAACGCGGCGACGAGCCGGATATGCGGCGACAGCAGCATCCCGTTGCCGAACACGTCGCCCGACATGTCGCCGACGCCGACCACCGTGAAGTCGGTCGTCTGCGTATCGATGCCCATCTCGCGGAAGTGCCGCTTCACAGATTCCCACGCGCCGCGCGCGGTGATCGCCATCTTCTTGTGGTCGTAGCCGACCGAGCCGCCGGACGCGAATGCGTCGTCGAGCCAGAAGCCGTATTCGTGCGAGATCGCGTTCGCGTAGTCGGAGAAGGTGGCCGTGCCCTTGTCGGCGGCGACGACCAGGTACGGGTCATCCGGATCATGACGCACGACGTCGGGCGGCGGCACGATCGCGTTGCTCACCAGGTTGTCGGTCAGGTCGAGCAGGCCGCGCAGGAAGGTCTGGTAGCACGCGATGCCTTCGCGCATCCACGCTTCGCGATCGCTCGGCGGCGGCGGGTTCTTCACGACGAAGCCGCCTTTCGAGCCGACCGGCACGATCACGACGTTCTTCACCATCTGCGCTTTCATCAGCCCGAGCACCTCGGTGCGGAAATCCTCGCGGCGATCCGACCAGCGCAGGCCGCCGCGCGCGACGCGTCCGCCGCGCAGGTGCACGCCTTCGACACGCGGCGAATACACCCAGATCTCGAACATCGGCTTCGGTTCGGGCAGCCCCGGCACTTTCGCCGGATTGAACTTGAACGACAGGTACGGTTTCGATTCGCCGTTCGCGTCGAGCAGGAAGTAGTTCGTGCGCTCGGTCGCGTTGATCACGCCGAGGAACTGGCGCAGGATGCGGTCCTCGTCGAGGTTCGGCACCTGGTCGAGCGCGCCTTCGATCGCCTTCAGCAGCCGTTCGGCCTGCACGTCGCGCGTGTCGCCGGTGGCCGGGTCGAAACGCAGCAGGAACAGCTCGACGAGTTGCCGCGCGATTGCCGGGTTGCCGGTCAGCGCGCGTTCGATATACGCGTCGCTGAAGGTCGAGCCGACTTGCCGCAGGTATTTCGCATACGCGCGCAGGATCGTCACTTCGCGTGCGCTCAGGTGGGCGCGCAGCACGAGGCGGTTGAAGTCGTCGTTCTCGATCCGGCCGCTCCAGATCTGGTCGAACGCATCCTCGAACAGGCCCTTCACGCGTTCGATGTCGAACTCGGTGTCGTCGGCGAGTTCGAGGCCGAAGTCGTGTACCCACGCATGCGCGGCATCTTGCGTCTGGATCCGGTACGGCCGCTCTTCGTCGACGCGCACGCCCAGATGCTCGAGCATCGGCAGGCTGCGCGACAGCGCGATCGGGTCGCCCGCGCGATAGACCTTGAAGCGGAACGCACGCGCCTCGGCCTCGATCGGCCGGTACAGGTTCATCGCGAGCTGCCCCGAATCCTTCACGCGCTCGATCAATTCGATGTCGCGCACGGCCGTGCGTGCCGGATAGTCGTCGCGATAGCCAGCGGGGAACGAGTCGGCATAGCGCTGCAGCAGGCGGTTGCCTTGCTCTTCGCCGAATGCGTCGAGCAGCGCGTCGGCGAGGTCGTCCTGCCAGCGGCGCGTGACCTGCACGAGCCGCGTTTCGAGCTCGCGCGTGTCGACGTCGGGCATCGTGCCCGGTTCCGCGTGCACGACGAAATGAATGCGCGCGATCGCCGATTCCGACAGCAGCGGCGTGAATTCGACGTTCACGCCGTTGTACGCATCGATGAGCAGCTTCGCGATGCGCCGGCGCAGGTCGGTGTTGTACTTGTCGCGCGGCACGAACACGAGGCACGACACGAAGCGGTCGAAGCGGTCGCGGCGCACGAACAGGCGTGTGCGCTGGTGTTCCTGCAGCCGCAGGATGCCGAGCGCGATGTCGTAGAGCTGGTCTTCGTCGGCCTGGAACAGCTCGTCGCGCGGATAGGTTTCGAGCACCGTCACGAGCGACTTGCCGAGATGTCCCTTCGGCAAGAAGCCCGCGCGCCGCACGATGTTCGCGCACTTGCGGCGCACGATCGGGATCTCGGCGCTCGACACCATGTAGGCGGTCGACGTGTAGAGCCCGATGAAGCGGCGCTCGCCGGCGACCTTGCCGTCGGGGCCGACGAGTTTCACGCCGACGTAGTCGAGATAGCCGGGCCGGTGCACGGTCGCGCGCGAGTTCGCCTTGGTCAGGAAGATCGGCCAGGAGCCGGTGATGATGTCGGCGGCGGCCTGCGGCAGCGGCGTGACGTCGGGTGCGCCCGACGTGCGCAGCGACTCACGCAGGATGCCGAAGCCGGTGCCTTCGATGCCGCGCAGCCCGAAGCCCGAGCCGTCCGATACCAGCGCGTAGTCGCGCTGGCCGAGGAACGTGAAGTGATCGGCGGCCATCCATTCGAGGAACGCGCGTGCCTCGATGTCTTCCGCGGTCGATTCGCGCGCCTTCATTTCCTTGATCGTCGCGCGGGCGATGTCGACGATCTTCGGCCAGTCTTCCACCGACGCGCGCACGTCGCCGAGCACGTGCGCGATGTCGTTGCGCAAGGTGTTGAGCAGTGCGGCATCGCCGCAGCGGTCGACTTCGAAATGGATGAACGAGGCGAGCTGCGACTGGCCGTCGCCGGGCGTCGCGCCGCCCGCGTCGACGCGCTCGATGCCGCCATCGCGACCGCGCCAGATGCGGAAGACCGGGTGCAGTGCCGAGTGCAGCGCGAGCCCGAGGCGGTTGACGGCCATCGTCACCGAATCGACGAGGAACGGCATGTCGTCGTTGACGATCTCGATGACCGTGTGGTCCGAGTGCCAGCCGTGCTGTTCGAGGATCGGGTTGTACACGCGCAGCCGTTCGCTGCCGGGCACGAACTTCTGGGCGGTCTGCCAGTGCGCCATCGCGGCGCCGTAGAGATCGGCGATGCTGCGGCTTTGCAGATCGTCGGCATCGACGAAATCGTAGTAATGACGCAGGAAGGGTTCGACGATCTGGAACGTGGCTTCGGGCAGACGCCCGCGCGCGAATTCGACGACGTCCGAGAGCAGGTGTGCGACGACTTCCTCGTTCTTCGCTTCCATGGCGGTCTCCTCGTCGGGTGGCCATCGGCTGCTGCGTCTGTCCGGCATTATGCGCCGATTGCGTGACAAAGCGATGTGCGGGCGCACAACGAGCGGCGGCCGGAGGCGGCCGCGTGCAGCGCCCGTCGCGGGCGCTACAGTGGGTGAATCAGTGCAGGGCAGGCGGCGCCGAAACGACGCCGCCTTTGACGCTCAGCGCTCGTCGCTCCACAGCTTGCCGGCCGTCGCCCAGTTCTCTTTCTTCACGTCGGTCAGGATGATATCGACCGAGCCCGGCGCGCAGCCGAGCGTCTCGCACGTGACGCGCGTGATGGCTTCGACGAATTCGCGCTTCTGGTCGACGGTGCGGCCTTCGAAGAGCTGGATATTGAAAGTCGGCATGACGGAATGCTCCGATGGTTGGGGTGAATGATTCGTGGGGAGCCGGCGGCATCAGTCGCGATACGTCGGATCGATCCGGTCGAGCCGGCGCAGCAGCGCCGGCCATTCCAGTTCGCCCTCGATCGCGCCGCCGTCGCGCAGCTGTTCGGCGGTGCGGTCGGCGATGGCCGGGGCGGGCAGCACGAGCGGCCCGCCGCC
This window of the Burkholderia lata genome carries:
- a CDS encoding NAD-glutamate dehydrogenase, yielding MEAKNEEVVAHLLSDVVEFARGRLPEATFQIVEPFLRHYYDFVDADDLQSRSIADLYGAAMAHWQTAQKFVPGSERLRVYNPILEQHGWHSDHTVIEIVNDDMPFLVDSVTMAVNRLGLALHSALHPVFRIWRGRDGGIERVDAGGATPGDGQSQLASFIHFEVDRCGDAALLNTLRNDIAHVLGDVRASVEDWPKIVDIARATIKEMKARESTAEDIEARAFLEWMAADHFTFLGQRDYALVSDGSGFGLRGIEGTGFGILRESLRTSGAPDVTPLPQAAADIITGSWPIFLTKANSRATVHRPGYLDYVGVKLVGPDGKVAGERRFIGLYTSTAYMVSSAEIPIVRRKCANIVRRAGFLPKGHLGKSLVTVLETYPRDELFQADEDQLYDIALGILRLQEHQRTRLFVRRDRFDRFVSCLVFVPRDKYNTDLRRRIAKLLIDAYNGVNVEFTPLLSESAIARIHFVVHAEPGTMPDVDTRELETRLVQVTRRWQDDLADALLDAFGEEQGNRLLQRYADSFPAGYRDDYPARTAVRDIELIERVKDSGQLAMNLYRPIEAEARAFRFKVYRAGDPIALSRSLPMLEHLGVRVDEERPYRIQTQDAAHAWVHDFGLELADDTEFDIERVKGLFEDAFDQIWSGRIENDDFNRLVLRAHLSAREVTILRAYAKYLRQVGSTFSDAYIERALTGNPAIARQLVELFLLRFDPATGDTRDVQAERLLKAIEGALDQVPNLDEDRILRQFLGVINATERTNYFLLDANGESKPYLSFKFNPAKVPGLPEPKPMFEIWVYSPRVEGVHLRGGRVARGGLRWSDRREDFRTEVLGLMKAQMVKNVVIVPVGSKGGFVVKNPPPPSDREAWMREGIACYQTFLRGLLDLTDNLVSNAIVPPPDVVRHDPDDPYLVVAADKGTATFSDYANAISHEYGFWLDDAFASGGSVGYDHKKMAITARGAWESVKRHFREMGIDTQTTDFTVVGVGDMSGDVFGNGMLLSPHIRLVAAFDHRHVFLDPNPDPATSFAERARMFALERSSWADYDPASISSGGGVYPRTAKTIPLSPAVQAALGIDAHALPPAELIRAILQAPVDLLYNGGIGTYVKAARETHLQVGDRANDAVRVNGTDLRCKVVGEGGNLGCTQFGRIEFAQRGGRINTDAIDNSAGVDCSDHEVNIKILLGLVVSDGEMTEKQRNALLAEMTDEVGLLVLRDNYYQTQALSIAGRYAVEMLDAEARLMRWLERAGRLNRVIEFLPTDDEVAERQAAKLGLTSPERAVLLAYSKMWLYDALLESDVPEDPLVAAMLVDYFPKPLQQRFSEPMRRHPLRREILATHLTNALVNRVGCAFVHRLMEETDAKPGDIVRACIMARDVFDLDAVWRDIDALDNRVADDVQARMFVDVARLLERAALWFLRHLQSGAVADGGVTELIARCRDAAERLAPQLPSLLPADDLDALSERQRVLVEAGVDSALAVRVASGDISAALLDIAEVAATSNRSLELVAGVYFSLGTLLNYSWIGERAATLPTPTHWDMLARAAALAEVARLKRTLATSALAESPDSTTPETIVGAWRARREAALVRYEHLLADLRASGGASLAVLLVVVREMAVLERA
- a CDS encoding 4-oxalocrotonate tautomerase produces the protein MPTFNIQLFEGRTVDQKREFVEAITRVTCETLGCAPGSVDIILTDVKKENWATAGKLWSDER